One Bacteroidales bacterium DNA segment encodes these proteins:
- a CDS encoding CPBP family intramembrane metalloprotease, giving the protein MNKFFLSDVSPFTKLIFSFFIILVVFFLIVIVGFVIAIPVFNIDISFDIASLNNLSNPSTIKLLKYFQSVYSIGLFIAPTFVIAYLINKNSIKYLNLNNIPAIKIIIISCLTMIVAIPVINLMAEINSGIKLPDFFSGLEKKMKLTEENAGQITEVFLNVTNIKGLLVNLLVMAIIPAIGEELLFRGIIQKLFIEWTKNIHWGIIIAAFIFSSLHFQFYGFIPRMIMGIFLGYLLVWYKSIWLPIIVHFINNAFAILVYYFFKDKVLFEEFESVGTGSETWIYTIISISVVSAFILLLYRKKEIIERSVNLIGNRHL; this is encoded by the coding sequence ATGAATAAATTTTTTTTATCAGATGTTTCACCGTTTACAAAACTGATATTTTCCTTTTTCATAATATTGGTAGTATTTTTTCTAATTGTTATAGTTGGTTTTGTTATTGCAATACCTGTATTTAATATTGATATTTCTTTCGATATTGCAAGTCTGAATAATTTATCAAATCCATCTACAATAAAACTTTTAAAATATTTCCAAAGTGTTTATTCCATAGGGCTTTTTATTGCTCCAACATTTGTTATAGCTTATTTAATAAACAAAAACAGCATTAAATATTTGAATTTGAATAATATTCCTGCTATCAAAATAATTATAATTTCATGTTTAACGATGATTGTTGCAATACCGGTAATTAATCTTATGGCTGAAATAAATTCAGGAATAAAACTTCCCGATTTTTTTAGTGGGCTTGAAAAAAAAATGAAATTAACCGAAGAAAATGCAGGGCAAATAACAGAAGTATTTCTGAATGTTACAAATATCAAAGGATTGTTAGTAAATTTATTGGTAATGGCAATAATACCTGCTATTGGTGAAGAATTGCTTTTCAGGGGTATAATTCAGAAATTATTTATTGAATGGACTAAAAATATTCACTGGGGAATAATTATTGCTGCTTTTATATTTAGCTCATTGCATTTTCAGTTTTACGGTTTTATTCCGAGGATGATAATGGGTATATTTTTAGGATATTTGTTAGTATGGTACAAATCAATCTGGTTGCCTATAATTGTGCATTTTATAAATAATGCATTTGCCATTCTGGTTTATTATTTTTTTAAAGATAAAGTTTTATTTGAAGAATTTGAGTCAGTAGGAACAGGAAGTGAAACGTGGATATATACAATTATAAGTATATCTGTTGTATCTGCTTTTATTTTATTATTATACAGGAAAAAGGAAATTATAGAAAGGTCTGTTAATTTAATTGGTAATCGACATTTATAA